GCTCTGATAGCCCCAGCGATACCTGTTAGGTCGTCCTAGGAACGATCCATAGGTCGGCGCGAGGTTCCCGGTTTGCGGCTTGTCGAGCTGGTCCCAGAGTGGAATCAGGATGTCGAGGAAGTTGCCGCCGCCATGCACTTGAACGAAGTTCGTGTAGTCCGAGAGCTGCGCGTTCGCGCTCGTGCGAAAGTTCGGGAAGGCGGCCTGGATGATGTTCGCTCGCGCGGCGGTCATGTCCCAAGTCGTGAGCCTGCCGACCTGCGGCTCGTCCCCGGTGTAGTCGAACATGATCGGAAACCACGCTTGTCCCATCGCGTACTGCCCCCAGTTACGTGCCTTGTCGCGCTTGACGGAATCCGTGTCACGGGCGTTGAACCACGGGTAGATCAAGCTTGTGGCCCTGGCGCCGGCGAGCTGGCGCGCGTTGCCGTCCGTGCCGTTGATGAGACCTGCATAGTCGCGCGTGAAGCGCGCTTCGACGTTGGCGTAGTCGAGCGATCCGACGGTGTTGCTGTCGTCCGGCAGGCGGATCGTTATGCGATGGTCGAGCAGGAACCGACCATAGAAACGGCTCCAGAAGTGGAATGAATCCACCGTTGCGCACGAGGTGCCTCCGGCATGAGCGGCGCAGGTCGCGTCCACCGAAAAGCCGAAGAACGACGGCAAGGAGCTCGTCGAAGAAAGCCGGAACGGACGCACCGTGAGGCCGATTGCGACCGAGCCGCTGAACGGCGTTCCATCCGGGAAGGATCCCGACACGTTCACCGACCCGCTGTAGTGCGCGGCGGCGGTCCCGTCCGGAACGTGCACGTCTACGAGAACGACACGGTTCTCGTTCGCGGGTACCGCGAACGGGAAGGCGCTCCTGGTCTCCGTCGTGACTGCTTCCCGCCATCCGTTCGGTTGGCATCCGGCGGTTCCGGCCGAGCAGGGCGAGGCCGTCGTTGTGGTTTCCTGAGCAGGGATGAGCGGGTCGGGGTAGGGAATTGGATTCGTCGCGCTCGCTCCGACGGCGCCCTCGTTGTTCGTCGGGGCAGTGAGGTTGACGAGCTCCTCGCGATATAGCCGAATCGAATCGGCGGGGATTGTGGATGTCGTTCCGTCGCGGGTCAGCACGGGTTTATCGACCCTCAATCCCACGAGCCCGGTCGCACCACCGGAAACGACGACCTGGAGCGCCTCGAACTCGTTCTGCGCGGCCTTGAGCTGCGCGCAGCTCGTCACCGCCGGCGGCGCAGCCCTGGGCAACACCTTGAGTGAAGAGCACACAACGGTCACGGACGCGCCGCGAGCCGCACCGGCTGCGAAAGCCGCCAGAGCAATTGCCAACACGCACTTGTTCGTCATTGATCCCCTCCCGGTGAAGGCGAGGGGTGCAGTACCGCGAGCAAGCGAGCCCTCGCGCAGGAGGAGTCGTCATGCTGACCGGTACTCGACGTTCAAACACTGCGCGTGTGCGGACGTGAACGGCGAGACGCGATTGAATCAATTCGCAGTCGGCGCCTGCAAAAGTGCGCGATCTACGCCATCGTCAGATTGTGCGCGCGGCGTGCCATCGCCGCGGTGTTCGTTACCGGAACGGCGCGTCGGGACTTCGTGCACGCACGTGTGACGCGAGACGTGCCTACCGCTGCGGCGTCGACATGCCCCACCGCACCACGGTGTGCCGCTCGATCCAGCGGAACAGAAGGTTCTCGACCACGAGGTCGATCAGCACCACCGTCACGAGGCCAGCGAAGACCAGCTCCGTGTTCATCTCAGAAGCGGTTCCCGCCGTGCTCGCGTTCGTGTTGCTCGCTGGCGAGGCGGGGCTTCGGCGAGACGAGATCATCGCATTCGATCTGACCGATGCCGACTTCAGGCGCGGCCAACTCACTATCGCCCGATCCGACTGGTGCGGCCAGATTGGTACGACCAAGGGAGGCAAGACGCGACGGGTCCCGATGACCACGCGTCTCACTGCGGCCCTGCAGGCGATCAGGCACCTTCGAGGGCCGAGGATGCTCTACCACCGCAACGCGGGGCCGGTGAGCGAGAACGCCCTGCGGAACTGGATGGAACGCGCGGAGCGAGCCGGTGGCCTTGCCGTGACCGGCCACATCCACCAGCTGCGACACACCTTCTGCTCGCATCTCGCGATGCGTGGAGCCCCGGCGAAAGCGACTCAAGAGTTGGCCGGCCATGCGGACCTCTCGACCACGATGCGCTACATGCACTTGTCGCCAGCGTCGCTCAACCAGGCGATCCGGTTGCTCGAGCAGCGCGGTCCGATCGGGGGCAACAGCGGGACAACCAAGGCTGAAGAGAAACAGAACTGAAGGCCTGGGCCTCTAGACGATGGGGACGTCGAGCGCGCCCGTTTAGCACAACTACTGACCGCTGTGCACAGCTCCGAGCTGCACCACTTCGAACGCGCTCGCGGGGACCGTCTTCAGCTGATCGAGATCGGTGATCGACCAGCGTGAATCCTGAGCGCCAGCCACCGACCAGAACTGGCCACCTGCGCTGTCCGTGACGAACATGCCGTACCTCTGCAGGGCGCGAAGGATCACCAGCGAGGCTCCGTTGAATCGGGAAAGATCGAAATCCGCCCGCAGCCGGGCGCGCAGGCCCATCGGCGGCGCGTAAGTCGCGTTGGTGCTGCCCGACGAGTGCGTTGCCGGCGCGACGTACGCGTGCGCGGTTCCGCCCGCGATGAACGCGAGCGCGTGCCGGATCTCGCCTTGATCGACCGCCTCGTCGTAGCGCGCCAGCCCGGGAAGAATGGGCAGGCCGGCAGCGGTCGCCGACGTCCATCCGTCGGGTCGCGGTGCGCCCGAAGCCAGATCGAAGATCGCGCCAGAGTCGGCGTGGAATCCGGAACCGGAAGCGTAGGTGTTGTACGTCTCGTAGATCCTGCACTCGTCGCGGACGAGGACGGTCGCGTGTCGATCCTCGTTCGCCTGGATGGGAAGGTCTCGCGGAAACGGATAAGGACCAGGCTCGCTCTGCGACGCATAGAGGAACGACATCGGCACACGCGCCTGATCCGCGGGGACGACGACGAACGGCTGGCCATACTGCCCGCCGAAGTCGGGCTGCAGATACAGCGAAGAGGCGCCCATGAACGCAAGGTAGTCGGCGGAGTGCGAATCGACCGGCTCTGATGACACGTCGCGGTTCCACGCGTTGTCGGGAGGAAACACCGGGCAACCCGCGAGCGTCGGACCGCGAGACACCACGCCAGCGTCCGCCTGCGGGACGCCGCCGTCCTCTGGCGGGACCACGGAAGCGTCGGGAGACGCGACGGAACCGGCGTCACCGGGCGAGCGAGCCATAGGCCCCCCGCACGCGGAGAGGGCGAGCAGAGCCCAACCAATGCGCATCTACAAATTCAAATATCGGCCGACGTCGATTTCAACCCGTTCGCAGGGCGTGCATGGGATCGACGGCGCCTGCTCGCCTGGCCGCGATCCAGCTCGCCACGAACGCCACGGCGATGAGCAGCGACGGAGCGGCGATGAAGCTCGTGGCGTCCGTCGCAACGAGACCAGGCACGATCGCCGGCAACGCCCGCGCAGCTCCCACGGAGAGCACCGCTCCAACGGCGAGGCCTCCCAGCGAGAGTCGCAGCCCCTCACCGATCACCATGCGCACCACGCGACCCGCGGTCGCTCCGAGCGCGAGCCGGACTCCGATTTCGCGGCGCCGCTGCATCACCGACCATGCCAGCAGTCCGTACAGACCGGTCGCCGCCAGCAACAGTGCCGCTCCGGCAAACAACGCCATCACCAGCGTCTGGAACCGCCGTGGCGCCAGGGCTGCGCCCACGACTTCGTCGAAGGGACGCACGTCAGCGGCGACGTTCGCGTCCACCTCCCGGATGGCTTCGCGCAAGGCGGAAGCCGCAAGCCCCGGCGCACGCAGGGCGACGAACGATCGCGACGTGAAGTAGGGGACGGCGTCCGGCGCAAGCTGCGCCACAGGCATGTACAACGTCGGCAGCGGCTCCTCGTCGAGGGCGAAATGGCGGACTTCGCCCACCACACCGACGATCTCCACGTCGCGGCCGTCGTCGAATACGAGGTGCGTACCGAGCGGGTCCAAGCCGCCGAGGTACTTGCGGACCAGCGCCGCGTCGGCGATGGCCACCTTCCGTCCCCGCGCGTCGTCTCCGGAATCGAAGTGGCGCCCCGAGAGCAGGGGAATCCCGAGCGCTGCGATCCAGCCCGGCGAAGACCAGCGCGTCTGCGCCGCGGGAGCCTCGGCGGCGGTCAGGGGCGGCCGGCCGACGACGGCGAAGTCGGCTCGCACATTGAGGCCCGTCAGCGGCAGCACCTGGCCGATTCCGGCGCCTCGGGCACCTGGAAGCGTTTCGAGGCGGGACAGGAGGCGCTCCGCGAAGCGCTGTACGTCGGCCGCGCTCGCGTATCCCTCCCGAGGCAGCGAGATGCGCGCCGTGAGGACGCCCTCGGGACGGAAGCCAGGCTCGGCACCCTGCAAGCGGACGAAGCCGCGACCGAGAAGTGCTGCCACGGTCAGCAGCAGTCCGGTGAGGGCGACCTCGACGAGCACCGCTGCTCGCCGTGCACGCGCGGCGGTGTGCGACCCGATCCCTTCGGCGAGAGCCTCGCGGGCGTCGCCCCGACCTGCCTGAAGCGCGGGCGCAAGCGCTGCGGCCAGCGCCACCAGCACGGAGACCAGGAGCGCGCCGGCAGCCACCCAGGGATCGACTCCAGCATGCGAAGCGCGCGGCAGGTCGCGCGGCCCTAGCTGGACGAGCACGGCGATGAGCCACCGCGCGAGGCCGATGCCGAGAATGCCACCGGCCGCGGCGACCAATGCAGTCTCGACCAACACCTCGCTGGCGAGCTGCAGCGGCCGTGCCCCCAGCGCCGCACGCACGGCAAACTCCTCGCGGCGGGAAGCGCCCCGCGCCAGCAACAGTCCGGCGAGATTCGCGCAGCCGGCCAACACCAGGAGCCCCACGCCGCCCGCGAGCAACCACAGTGGACGCCGCACGGCGCCCACGAGCTCGTCGACGAAGGCGTACGCGCGAGGTGGCGCCGTCTTCACCGCCTCGGCGTACTCCGCCTTGAGGCGCTGTTGCGTAGCCTTCAGCTCCGCCTGGAGGGACACCCGGGTGGCGGCGGGCCGAAGGCGTCCGAACGCGCGAATGAAGTTGTTTCCGCGCTGCGCGCGGCGCGGGTCACTGCGCAGATCGAAGGGGACCCACACCTGGGCGTCGAAGTTCGGCAAGACCCACTGAGGCGGCAGCACGCCGACGATCTCGTAGGGATCGCCGTTGAGCGTCAGCGTTTGTCCGACTGCGCGCGGGTCCGCGCCAAACCGGCGCCTCCAGAGATCGTGGGAGAGGACCACCACCCTGCGCTGCTCGTCGGCGGAATCGAAGGCGCGCCCAGCCACGGGGGTGAAGCCGAGGACGGTCATCCCGTTCGCGGACATTCTCGCTCCCTGCACGCGCTCCGGCTCTCCCCTTCCTGAGAGCGTCGTGTCCCATTGGGCGCACGCGACGAGATCCGCTCCCCGGGTGGCGGCGACGTGGTCCAGGAACTCCGGGACGGAGAAGAACGCCTTGTCGCGGTCGACGCGGCTCGCCCAGATCCAGACCAGCTGGTCTGCATCGCGAAAGGGCAGCGGCCGCAGCACGACAGCCTCGAGCAGTCCGCCAATCGAGGCAGCGGCGCCGATCGACATCGCCAGGAGCGCCATCGCCGTTGCGCTGAACGCCGGCGCGGCACGGAGCCGGCGTACCGCCTGCCGCAGCATGAAGCTACTGTATCATGGGTGATACAGTAGAATCATCACGCGGTGAGACGCGCCGTCTCGTCCTTCTTCCCGAAGATCCGCGCCCCGAGCACCCCGAGCTCGTAGCAGATCATCATCGGGAGGGCCATCAGCGCCAGGTTGAACGGATCGCCCGTGGGCGTGACGAAGGCGGCGATGATCACGTTCAGGATGATCGCGTGCCGCCGGTACTTGCTGAGGAACTTGTAGTCCACCACGCCCATCATCGCGAGGAGCGTGAGGATCATCGGGAGCTCGAAGATGATGCCGAAGGCGAGCACCAGGAGCATCACCAGACCGAGCTGCTGGTCCATCATCAGCACCGGCGTGATGTTCGGACCCGTGTTCTTGATCAGGAAATCGAACGTCGGCGGCAGAATGACCACGTAGCAGAAGACGGCGCCACCCAGGAAGAAGAGGGTCGCTGCGACCACGAACGGGACGATCTTGCGCCGCTCGCGGCGGTATAGGCCCGGGGCGACGAACAACCAGATCTGCCAGAAGATGAAGGGCGAGGCGACGAACAGTCCGGCATACAGGCCGACCTTCAGGTAGATGAGAAAAGGCTCTATGGAGGACGCGAAGTGCAGCGCCTTCTCTCCCTCGGGGAGCGCCGCGAAGACCGGCAGCATGAGGAAGTGGAAGATCTGCTGCGACCAGTAGTACGAAGCGGCGAAGCCGAGCAGCAGCCAGATCAGCGCCCACTTGAGCCGCTTGCGCAGCTCCATGAGGTGATCGCGCAGCGAGAGCTGAACGTCGTCTTCCGGTCCTGCGCTGGCGGCTGCGGGCTTGGGCAGCAGTGCCGGGCTCACGCCTTGGGCTCCGGTGCGGGAGCCGGCGGCGGCGATTCCGGTTGCCGCGGCACGGCGCCCTCGGGAGCGACGAGCTTGAGCTGCGATTCCGCTGCGGCACGACGCGCGGCGGCGCGAGCGGCGCCCGGGTCATCCGCGGGATTCGTCGGAGCGGCAGGCAGCTCCGCCGGCTTCGCGCCTTCTTCCGCTTTCGGCGCATCGGGCACCGGCGCGATCATCTTCTGCGGCTGCTGGTCGAGATCGATCCGCGCGATCTCGGACTCGAACTGTCCCT
The window above is part of the Deltaproteobacteria bacterium genome. Proteins encoded here:
- a CDS encoding ABC transporter permease, which translates into the protein MLRQAVRRLRAAPAFSATAMALLAMSIGAAASIGGLLEAVVLRPLPFRDADQLVWIWASRVDRDKAFFSVPEFLDHVAATRGADLVACAQWDTTLSGRGEPERVQGARMSANGMTVLGFTPVAGRAFDSADEQRRVVVLSHDLWRRRFGADPRAVGQTLTLNGDPYEIVGVLPPQWVLPNFDAQVWVPFDLRSDPRRAQRGNNFIRAFGRLRPAATRVSLQAELKATQQRLKAEYAEAVKTAPPRAYAFVDELVGAVRRPLWLLAGGVGLLVLAGCANLAGLLLARGASRREEFAVRAALGARPLQLASEVLVETALVAAAGGILGIGLARWLIAVLVQLGPRDLPRASHAGVDPWVAAGALLVSVLVALAAALAPALQAGRGDAREALAEGIGSHTAARARRAAVLVEVALTGLLLTVAALLGRGFVRLQGAEPGFRPEGVLTARISLPREGYASAADVQRFAERLLSRLETLPGARGAGIGQVLPLTGLNVRADFAVVGRPPLTAAEAPAAQTRWSSPGWIAALGIPLLSGRHFDSGDDARGRKVAIADAALVRKYLGGLDPLGTHLVFDDGRDVEIVGVVGEVRHFALDEEPLPTLYMPVAQLAPDAVPYFTSRSFVALRAPGLAASALREAIREVDANVAADVRPFDEVVGAALAPRRFQTLVMALFAGAALLLAATGLYGLLAWSVMQRRREIGVRLALGATAGRVVRMVIGEGLRLSLGGLAVGAVLSVGAARALPAIVPGLVATDATSFIAAPSLLIAVAFVASWIAARRAGAVDPMHALRTG
- the tatC gene encoding twin-arginine translocase subunit TatC encodes the protein MELRKRLKWALIWLLLGFAASYYWSQQIFHFLMLPVFAALPEGEKALHFASSIEPFLIYLKVGLYAGLFVASPFIFWQIWLFVAPGLYRRERRKIVPFVVAATLFFLGGAVFCYVVILPPTFDFLIKNTGPNITPVLMMDQQLGLVMLLVLAFGIIFELPMILTLLAMMGVVDYKFLSKYRRHAIILNVIIAAFVTPTGDPFNLALMALPMMICYELGVLGARIFGKKDETARLTA
- a CDS encoding site-specific integrase, giving the protein MPHRTTVCRSIQRNRRFSTTRSISTTVTRPAKTSSVFISEAVPAVLAFVLLAGEAGLRRDEIIAFDLTDADFRRGQLTIARSDWCGQIGTTKGGKTRRVPMTTRLTAALQAIRHLRGPRMLYHRNAGPVSENALRNWMERAERAGGLAVTGHIHQLRHTFCSHLAMRGAPAKATQELAGHADLSTTMRYMHLSPASLNQAIRLLEQRGPIGGNSGTTKAEEKQN